In Ostrea edulis chromosome 4, xbOstEdul1.1, whole genome shotgun sequence, a single window of DNA contains:
- the LOC125668295 gene encoding tRNA 2-selenouridine synthase-like isoform X2, which translates to MSKSKTQWFATPRFRCFIFSQFRHFSKSRLPVITTDPFNPNVSEVIDVRSPNEYKDDHIPGAVNLPALSDSERCEVGKLYSEDPFKGRIYGAELVTKNISQMIHEYLIRKPKEYSPLIYCWRGGQRSYSVAVVMAQIGFDVYVLEKGYKTYRQRVKDCLNELPSKFTYKVISGPTGSGKTYLLSKLSALDEQVLDLEGLANHKGSVLGEEMNGTQPSQKWFESQIVDRLQSLNPERVVWVESESVRIGNVHVPRVLHAEMGKSQHFRINLPMKERVQHIIQDYPDYIENFQFTKQKLLKLKNYHHNSKLHDWISLGESGKWPQFVEALLREHYDPSYSLSQRKNFKSPATEMYLNSLSHEHVQSFLHRLISHQTVGTPLQVRDKTSA; encoded by the exons ATGTCAAAGTCTAAG actCAATGGTTTGCTACTCCTAGATTTCGCTGCTTCATATTCTCTCAGTTCCGCCATTTTTCCAAGTCCAGACTGCCAGTTATAACCACAGACCCATTCAACCCCAATGTCAGTGAAGTGATCGATGTTCGTTCACCAAACGAGTACAAAGATGACCACATTCCAGGGGCCGTAAATCTTCCTGCACTGAGTGACTCTGAAAGATGCGAGGTTGGGAAGTTGTATTCAGAGGATCCCTTCAAAGGACGCATATATGGGGCTGAACTAGTCACGAAAAACATCAGTCAAATGATTCATGAATATCTGATAAGGAAACCAAAAGAGTATTCTCCCTTGATCTACTGTTGGAGaggaggtcaaaggtcatacagTGTGGCTGTGGTGATGGCACAAATAGGTTTTGATGTGTATGTTTTAGAGAAGGGATACAAGACCTACAGACAGAGGGTTAAAGATTGTTTAAACGAGCTACCTAGCAAGTTTACCTACAAGGTCATATCAG GTCCTACTGGATCTGGAAAGACATATCTTTTATCCAAGTTATCTGCTCTTGATGAACAAGTATTGGATCTAGAGGGCCTTGCTAATCATAAAGGATCAGTTCTAGGAGAAGAGATGAATGGAACTCAACCATCACAGAAATGGTTTGAATCCCAAATAGTGGACAGACTTCAATCTCTTAATCCTGAGAGGGTAGTCTGGGTAGAATCTGAAAGTGTTCGAATAGGAAATGTGCATGTCCCTAGAGTTTTACACGCAGAGATGGGAAAATCACAGCATTTCCGCATCAATCTTCCGATGAAAGAAAGAGTACAACACATAATACAAGATTACCCAGACTATATTGAAAACTTccagtttacaaaacaaaaactcttaaaacttaaaaattATCACCATAATTCTAAACTTCATGACTGGATTTCACTGGGGGAGAGCGGGAAATGGCCCCAATTTGTGGAAGCTCTACTGAGAGAACATTATGATCCCAGTTACAGTTTGTCACAGCGAAAAAACTTTAAATCTCCCGCCACAGAAATGTATCTGAACAGTCTCAGCCATGAGCATGTGCAGTCATTTCTTCATCGTTTAATTTCACATCAAACAGTGGGTACTCCTCTCCAGGTCAGGGATAAGACGTCTGCTTGA
- the LOC125668295 gene encoding tRNA 2-selenouridine synthase-like isoform X1: protein MSKSKTQWFATPRFRCFIFSQFRHFSKSRLPVITTDPFNPNVSEVIDVRSPNEYKDDHIPGAVNLPALSDSERCEVGKLYSEDPFKGRIYGAELVTKNISQMIHEYLIRKPKEYSPLIYCWRGGQRSYSVAVVMAQIGFDVYVLEKGYKTYRQRVKDCLNELPSKFTYKVISGTIQKENAYITCCIKYLVSHMIIFLFSIQLGPTGSGKTYLLSKLSALDEQVLDLEGLANHKGSVLGEEMNGTQPSQKWFESQIVDRLQSLNPERVVWVESESVRIGNVHVPRVLHAEMGKSQHFRINLPMKERVQHIIQDYPDYIENFQFTKQKLLKLKNYHHNSKLHDWISLGESGKWPQFVEALLREHYDPSYSLSQRKNFKSPATEMYLNSLSHEHVQSFLHRLISHQTVGTPLQVRDKTSA, encoded by the exons ATGTCAAAGTCTAAG actCAATGGTTTGCTACTCCTAGATTTCGCTGCTTCATATTCTCTCAGTTCCGCCATTTTTCCAAGTCCAGACTGCCAGTTATAACCACAGACCCATTCAACCCCAATGTCAGTGAAGTGATCGATGTTCGTTCACCAAACGAGTACAAAGATGACCACATTCCAGGGGCCGTAAATCTTCCTGCACTGAGTGACTCTGAAAGATGCGAGGTTGGGAAGTTGTATTCAGAGGATCCCTTCAAAGGACGCATATATGGGGCTGAACTAGTCACGAAAAACATCAGTCAAATGATTCATGAATATCTGATAAGGAAACCAAAAGAGTATTCTCCCTTGATCTACTGTTGGAGaggaggtcaaaggtcatacagTGTGGCTGTGGTGATGGCACAAATAGGTTTTGATGTGTATGTTTTAGAGAAGGGATACAAGACCTACAGACAGAGGGTTAAAGATTGTTTAAACGAGCTACCTAGCAAGTTTACCTACAAGGTCATATCAGGTACTATACAAAAGGAGAATGCTTACATCACTTGTTGTATAAAATACCTTGTATCACATAtgattatttttctattttctattCAATTAGGTCCTACTGGATCTGGAAAGACATATCTTTTATCCAAGTTATCTGCTCTTGATGAACAAGTATTGGATCTAGAGGGCCTTGCTAATCATAAAGGATCAGTTCTAGGAGAAGAGATGAATGGAACTCAACCATCACAGAAATGGTTTGAATCCCAAATAGTGGACAGACTTCAATCTCTTAATCCTGAGAGGGTAGTCTGGGTAGAATCTGAAAGTGTTCGAATAGGAAATGTGCATGTCCCTAGAGTTTTACACGCAGAGATGGGAAAATCACAGCATTTCCGCATCAATCTTCCGATGAAAGAAAGAGTACAACACATAATACAAGATTACCCAGACTATATTGAAAACTTccagtttacaaaacaaaaactcttaaaacttaaaaattATCACCATAATTCTAAACTTCATGACTGGATTTCACTGGGGGAGAGCGGGAAATGGCCCCAATTTGTGGAAGCTCTACTGAGAGAACATTATGATCCCAGTTACAGTTTGTCACAGCGAAAAAACTTTAAATCTCCCGCCACAGAAATGTATCTGAACAGTCTCAGCCATGAGCATGTGCAGTCATTTCTTCATCGTTTAATTTCACATCAAACAGTGGGTACTCCTCTCCAGGTCAGGGATAAGACGTCTGCTTGA